The following coding sequences lie in one Phycicoccus duodecadis genomic window:
- a CDS encoding ScyD/ScyE family protein, producing MTRPRAVLVSGAALLLLALPLPAASAHRASPTPRVVSDQMLAPFNLDVSSRSILVADGGAEVVGALARDGSLTPIATDQPGTSGVARSRDGRRVAWTTTVTDFSTFTNTASGLTVRGPRGRTVHSDTLAYETAHNPDAGVHYGVTDPNPSACVTDALTAAGIPVAYTGGVDSHAYSVAAYRDGWVVADAGANDLLRVDSRGQVHTLAVLPAQPTTMTAAMVGALGLPDCVIGVTYDFEAVPTDVEVGHDGALYVSVLPGGPESPVLGARGAVYRVDPRTGASHEVARGFLGATNLALGHDGEIYVAELFGGKVSVVRHGRISTYVELPGVVAVESGREGELWAGTMANEDPAAPGTIVRITGGHEHGRLPVHD from the coding sequence ATGACCAGACCTCGAGCCGTGCTCGTCTCCGGGGCGGCGCTGCTGCTCCTCGCCCTCCCGCTCCCGGCGGCCTCCGCCCATCGGGCCTCCCCCACGCCGCGGGTGGTGTCCGACCAGATGCTCGCCCCGTTCAACCTCGACGTCTCGTCGCGCTCGATCCTCGTGGCCGACGGCGGCGCCGAGGTCGTCGGTGCCCTGGCGCGCGACGGCTCGCTCACGCCCATCGCCACCGATCAGCCGGGCACCTCGGGGGTGGCGCGTTCGCGCGACGGGCGGCGCGTCGCGTGGACCACGACGGTCACGGACTTCTCGACCTTCACCAACACCGCCAGCGGGCTCACCGTGCGCGGGCCCCGGGGACGCACGGTGCACAGCGACACCCTGGCGTACGAGACCGCCCACAACCCCGACGCCGGGGTGCACTACGGCGTCACGGACCCGAACCCGAGCGCCTGCGTCACCGACGCGCTGACCGCGGCGGGCATCCCGGTCGCGTACACCGGCGGCGTCGACTCGCACGCCTACTCCGTGGCCGCCTACCGCGACGGCTGGGTGGTGGCCGATGCCGGCGCCAACGACCTGCTGCGGGTGGATTCCCGGGGTCAGGTGCACACGCTGGCCGTGCTGCCCGCACAGCCGACGACCATGACCGCCGCCATGGTCGGCGCGCTCGGGCTGCCGGACTGCGTGATCGGTGTGACGTACGACTTCGAGGCCGTGCCCACCGACGTCGAGGTCGGCCACGACGGCGCCCTCTACGTGAGCGTGCTGCCGGGCGGCCCCGAGTCGCCCGTGCTCGGCGCCCGCGGAGCGGTCTACCGCGTCGACCCGCGCACCGGCGCCTCCCACGAGGTGGCCCGCGGCTTCCTGGGCGCCACCAACCTCGCGCTGGGCCACGACGGCGAGATCTACGTGGCCGAGCTCTTCGGCGGCAAGGTCTCGGTGGTGCGCCACGGGCGCATCTCCACCTACGTCGAGCTGCCGGGCGTGGTCGCGGTCGAGAGCGGCCGGGAAGGCGAGCTGTGGGCGGGCACGATGGCCAACGAGGACCCCGCGGCCCCCGGCACCATCGTGCGGATCACCGGCGGCCACGAGCACGGCCGGCTCCCGGTCCACGACTGA
- a CDS encoding DUF3817 domain-containing protein encodes MTPRTLFPALARAEVVTWSLLLVGMFLKYVSQTTDLGVRVFGLVHGVVFLAYLLVTLVVWVDQRWPWRLALAALAAGIPPFATLWVERHVERTGRLAPAWRLRPGGARPGHALERLLARALARPAAAAVVGGALVLAATAVLLVVGPPGGPAGA; translated from the coding sequence ATGACCCCCCGCACCCTGTTCCCCGCCCTCGCCCGCGCCGAGGTGGTGACCTGGTCCCTGTTGCTGGTCGGGATGTTCCTGAAGTACGTCTCGCAGACCACGGACCTCGGCGTACGGGTCTTCGGGCTCGTGCACGGCGTGGTCTTCCTGGCCTACCTGCTCGTCACCCTCGTGGTGTGGGTCGACCAGCGCTGGCCGTGGCGGCTCGCCCTCGCGGCCCTGGCGGCGGGGATCCCGCCGTTCGCCACGCTGTGGGTCGAGCGGCACGTCGAGCGCACCGGCCGGCTGGCGCCCGCGTGGCGGCTGCGCCCCGGCGGCGCCCGGCCCGGTCACGCGCTCGAGCGACTCCTCGCCCGGGCTCTCGCACGCCCGGCGGCCGCGGCGGTCGTCGGCGGTGCGCTCGTCCTCGCCGCCACGGCGGTGCTGCTCGTGGTGGGTCCGCCCGGCGGCCCAGCGGGCGCCTGA